One window of Populus nigra chromosome 5, ddPopNigr1.1, whole genome shotgun sequence genomic DNA carries:
- the LOC133694122 gene encoding LOW QUALITY PROTEIN: uncharacterized protein LOC133694122 (The sequence of the model RefSeq protein was modified relative to this genomic sequence to represent the inferred CDS: substituted 1 base at 1 genomic stop codon): protein MSQNNIQSDSVQNPRVTWXGCSVLLDINDGDRLVFARLTAGSTLKIGNKNYSLQPLIGCPFGSSFQIENGTEGPYLSRFIPSTEEREGCQIVDECRDNRAIVDNNEAQTLTSEDIDEMRRQGAKGDEIIEALIANSATFEKKTAFSQEKYRIKKQKKYAPRVLLRRPSARSICEAYFKKYPNRIGFLRVDALSLLLSLANVSANSDILLVDMVGGLLTGAVAERLGGTGCVCNTYLGSTPSPVEIVRTFNFNNEICKRIMRAPLHDLCSDQTGTKKIDSCNAELNVQISTISIEEMPLPSKHEAADSQTIVSPQSKMGKAPKAGEKASEEALKSWKENGFSSLIIAAPDADAWNLVKVLLPLLSYSAPFAIYHQYLQPLATCMHNLQQSKMAIGMQISEPWLREYQVLPSRTHPSMQMSSFGGYILSGTKICSS from the exons ATGTCCCAGAATAACATTCAATCAGATTCAGTTCAAAACCCCAGAGTAACGTGGTAAGGTTGCAGTGTCTTGCTCGACATTAACGATGGCGACCGTCTGGTGTTTGCCCGATTAACAGCTGGCTC GACCTTGAAAATTGGAAATAAGAATTACTCTTTACAGCCCTTGATTGGATGCCCATTTGGCTCTTCTTTTCAAATCGAGAATGGAACTGAAGGGCCCTATTTATCTAGGTTTATTCCCTCCACGGAAG AACGAGAAGGATGTCAAATAGTGGACGAATGTAGGGATAATCGAGCTATTGTTGATAATAATGAAGCCCAAACCCTTACTAGTGAAGACATAGACGAAATGCGGAG GCAGGGTGCGAAAGGTGACGAGATTATTGAAGCTCTCATTGCCAACAGTGCAACATTTGAGAAGAAAACTGCATTTTCTCAA GAGAAATATAGGattaagaagcaaaaaaaatatgccCCTAGAGTGCTTTTGAGGCGACCTTCTGCTAGAAG CATATGCGAGGCCTACTTCAAGAAATACCCAAATAGAATCGG ATTCCTGCGAGTAGATGCATTATCCTTGTTGCTTTCACTTGCTAATGTTTCTGCGAACTCTGATATCCTGTTAGTGGATATGGTTGGTGGCCTTCTTACTGGTGCTGTGGCGGAGCGTTTAGGAG GTACAGGTTGTGTTTGCAATACTTATCTTGGAAGCACACCATCTCCTGTGGAAATAGTTAGAACATTCAACTTCAATAATGAAATTTGCAAAAG AATTATGCGGGCTCCTCTGCATGACCTTTGTTCAGACCAAACTGGAACAAAGAAAATTGACTCCTGTAATGCAGAATTAAAT GTCCAAATTTCAACTATCAGCATAGAAGAAATGCCACTTCCATCCAAGCATGAGGCTGCAGATTCACAGACTATTGTCTCTCCACAAAGCAAAATGGGCAAAGCCCCTAAAGCTGGAGAAAAGGCTTCGGAAGAGGCACTTAAGTCGTGGAAGGAAAATGGGTTCTCTAG TCTAATAATTGCTGCTCCAGATGCAGATGCTTGGAACTTAGTTAAGGTTCTCCTGCCACTTCTATCGTATTCGGCACCGTTTGCTATCTACCACCAGTATCTTCAG CCTCTTGCAACATGCATGCACAATTTACAGCAAAGTAAAATGGCAATTGGTATGCAAATTTCAGAACCTTGGCTACGTGAATATCAG GTTCTTCCATCAAGAACTCATCCATCGATGCAGATGAGTTCCTTTGGGGGTTACATTCTTAGCGGGACCAAGATATGTAGCAGCTAA
- the LOC133693699 gene encoding AP-2 complex subunit sigma-like → MIRFILLQNRQGKTRLAKYYVPLEDSEKHKVEYEVHRLVVNRDPKFTNFVEFRTHKVIYRRYAGLFFALCVDITDNELAYLECIHLFVEILDHFFSNVCELDLVFNFHKVYLILDEFILAGELQETSKRAIIERMGELEKLE, encoded by the exons ATG ATCCGGTTTATACTGCTGCAAAACAGACAAGGCAAGACTCGTCTCGCCAAATACTATGTTCCCCTCGAGGATTCCGAGAAGCACAAGGTCGAATACGAG GTTCATCGATTGGTTGTTAATAGAGATCCCAAATTCACGAATTTTGTTGAG TTTCGGACACACAAGGTCATATACAGGCGGTATGCTGGATTGTTTTTCGCACTGTGTGTTGACATAACGGATAATGAACTGGCTTATTTGGAGTGCATTCATTTATTTGTGGAGATATTGGATCATTTCTTTAGCAATGTGTGCGAGCTAGATTTGGTGTTTAACTTTCACAAG GTTTATCTGATACTTGATGAATTCATTCTTGCCGGGGAGCTTCAAGAAACAAGCAAGAGG GCAATCATAGAGAGAATGGGAGAGCTGGAGAAGCTGGAGTAA
- the LOC133694618 gene encoding uncharacterized protein LOC133694618 isoform X1 translates to MIEMDKSKDVRPRASRFSRQQIKQSGHKLLSGSNGGDFVVSLEKSKRIKRLSAVNNNINKGSCSYEVEKEKKCEMGGGGVGGCEESDKEVQAPSTFIGVVSTSNKRFKLPRKFLDDCDGVDHATVPRKLRSAMKKRNRESISPHVPDSKKLNHPNSGVESPKRDGLKKSRLNVKQPSPDWSREQSGCGPITKDEEEVVETLYSLAGMFTDNEEPKNDCKLDNTSLDASPSTLQEPTVKEDLNLISLPRIDEAAEKTLLDETPKVDYLNKPSAQERPYLPTDKIQGELGGRVAQMNLPPILAKQEELKSLCNSINLFIAPEQYRNTPKVKHSTRLETSLERKPDIALGLTAAVSKLDQRHTICQSKNNGPALWPGLSSTVSSGACNHGSSSQSSATKFPSWMDTALGATRPNSFQNCSSIGKVSKVSTDKRSLRRSTTHVYISHLIRVLQIPESKDSLPPHLNQPRPQDILRQGAFMTMNDFNGNRNGLNGATSARAIINMVDKNSNQVEMATLLQRTLQDQPQTSSASGVHNSQKQTFNFLSLSTGGSGLEANNSSSGVGKWSEQSAQLQFPYLHSHLQQQHSTLVPFPMSQTYYSSHPDQPAAAQQAQIQQPSYLGNLYCGTRASPTGFTKQHQKQNQQQQQLQHQQQQQNRLWAAQLAAAQCRTVGNSTAMTQFPNWQNGRQESPAQISFAQTIIPTSSSQEAIGPKHAQISQQQLMTITTLPHARVRRQDHHLSSVYEENGGGFRTGGALPLQLLCNESL, encoded by the exons gtTCGAATGGTGGTGACTTTGTTGTTTCTTTGGAGAAATCGAAGAGAATTAAAAGATTGAGTgctgttaataataatattaataaaggGAGTTGTAGTTACGAGgtggagaaagaaaagaagtgtgagatgggtggtggtggtgttggtggtTGTGAGGAGTCTGACAAAGAAGTTCAAGCACCGTCTACTTTTATTGGTGTAGTTAGTACAAGCAACAAAAGATTCAAGCTTCCCAGAAAG TTTTTGGATGATTGCGATGGTGTTGATCATGCAACTGTTCCAAGGAAGCTACGGTCAG CCATGAAGAAGCGCAATCGCGAATCTATCTCTCCACATGTTCCTGATTCAAAGAAGCTGAACCACCCTAACAGTGGAGTGGAATCACCCAAAAGGGATGGTTTAAAGAAATCGAGACTGAATGTG AAACAACCAAGCCCAGACTGGTCCAGAGAACAGAGTGGCTGTGGGCCAATAACCAAAGACGAGGAAGAAGTTGTGGAGACCTTATATTCTTTGGCAGGAATGTTCACTGACAACGAAGAACCTAAAAATGACTGTAAATTGGATAATACTTCTTTGGATGCAAGTCCTTCAACATTGCAAGAGCCCA CTGTAAAAGAGGACTTGAATCTAATTTCCCTCCCGAGAATTGACGAGGCTGCTGAGAAAACATTGCTTGACGAAACTCCTAAAGTTGATTATTTGAACAAGCCTAGTGCTCAAGAACGACCTTATTTGCCCACTGATAAAATCCAAGGTGAATTAGGCGGTCGTGTTGCTCAAATGAATCTGCCCCCTATTTTGGCTAAACAGGAGGAGCTAAAGTCATTGTGCAATTCTATCAATCTTTTCATTGCCCCTGAGCAATACCGAAATACTCC CAAAGTGAAGCACTCCACACGGTTGGAGACCTCACTTGAGAGAAAGCCAGACATTGCATTGGGGCTGACAGCAGCTGTAAGTAAACTAGATCAACGGCATACAATCTGTCAATCCAAGAACAATG GTCCAGCATTGTGGCCAGGTTTGTCTTCAACTGTATCAAGTGGTGCATGCAATCATGGTTCTTCATCACA ATCCTCTGCCACCAAATTTCCTTCTTGGATGGATACTGCTCTTGGTGCTACCAGGCCCAATTCATTCCAGAATTGTTCGTCTATTGGAAAG GTTTCTAAAGTCAGCACCGATAAAAGATCATTGAGGAGGTCCACAACTCATGTTTACATAAGTCATCTCATTCGGGTTTTACAAATTCCAGAGAGCAAAGACAGCTTGCCACCACATCTGAATCAACCGAGGCCACAGGATATATTAAGGCAAGGTGCATTCATGACAATGAACGACTTCAATGGCAACAGGAATGGTTTGAATGGAGCTACATCTGCTAGAGCCATAATTAACATGGTCGACAAGAATTCAAATCAAGTTGAAATGGCTACTCTTCTACAGAGAACACTCCAAGATCAGCCACAGACTTCATCAGCATCTGGGGTGCACAATTCTCAGAAGCAG ACTTTCAATTTCTTGTCCTTGTCAACTGGTGGGAGCGGCTTAGAAGCTAATAACAGTTCCAGTGGGGTTGGAAAGTGGTCTGAACAATCGGCTCAGCTGCAATTTCCTTACCTGCACTCACATTTGCAACAGCAACATTCCACACTCGTGCCTTTCCCTATGTCCCAAACATATTACTCATCTCACCCTGATCAGCCTGCAGCAGCACAGCAG GCCCAGATTCAACAACCCTCCTACCTTGGCAACTTGTACTGTGGTACTCGTGCAAGTCCTACGGGCTTCACAAAGCAGCATCAGAAACAGAaccaacagcagcagcagctgcagcaccaacagcaacaacaaaacCGGCTTTGGGCAGCTCAGTTAGCAGCAGCTCAATGTAGGACAGTTGGAAATTCCACAGCTATGACTCAATTTCCAAACTGGCAAAATGGAAGGCAAGAGTCGCCTGCACAGATATCATTCGCCCAAACCATCATCCCTACTTCGTCATCTCAAGAAGCAATTGGTCCCAAGCACGCTCAAATCTCTCAGCAGCAGCTTATGACCATCACTACATTGCCTCATGCTAGGGTCAGAAGACAAGACCACCATCTCTCTTCTGTTTATGAAGAAAATGGAGGTGGGTTTCGAACTGGTGGTGCACTGCCATTGCAATTACTCTGTAACGAGAGCCTATGA
- the LOC133695248 gene encoding uncharacterized protein LOC133695248, translating into MAALTFSQEQKETQEKQPSRRRRKLQKQKEKQPSSWDQIKNLLTCKQIEGSRVHDPSKNPIGYPKFGSSCSSICSFKAVVHGNTRVVHRADNSPESSTVGQETGLLSRKDVSTGSSSTRSLAGSGRSNGGVTHSSSSRGMQFRKLSGCYECHMIVDPSRYPSARTTISACAQCGEVFPKIESLELHQKVRHAVSELGPEDSGRNIVEIIFKSSWVRKDNPCCKIERILKVNNTQRTIQRFEDCRDAVKARALSSTRKNPRCAADGNELLRFHCTTLTCSLGSRGSSTLCGSIPGCGICTIIRHGFQGKECKGVRTTASSGRAHDSLLGCTDERRAMLVCRVIAGRVKRVAEDAPPPEEDGASSAAAGSYDSVAGYAGIYSNLEELSVFNPRAILPCFVVIYKALES; encoded by the exons ATGGCTGCACTTACCTTCTCACAAGAACAGAAAGAGACTCAAGAAAAACAGCCGTCCAGGCGCAGGAGAAAGCTgcaaaagcaaaaggaaaagCAACCATCTTCATGGGACCAAATCAAGAACCTACTGACCTGCAAACAGATCGAAGGGTCAAGAGTACACGACCCATCAAAGAACCCCATTGGATACCCAAAATTCGGCTCTTCCTGCAGCTCAATATGTAGTTTCAAAGCCGTTGTTCATGGCAACACGAGGGTTGTTCATAGAGCTGACAACTCACCTGAAAGCAGCACGGTGGGTCAAGAAACTGGGCTACTGAGTCGGAAAGATGTAAGCACCGGGTCATCATCAACTCGGTCATTGGCGGggtcagggagatccaacggtggtgTAACGCACTCCTCATCCTCTAGAGGCATGCAATTCAGGAAGCTTTCAGGTTGCTATGAATGTCACATGATCGTTGACCCTAGCAG GTACCCATCTGCAAGAACCACAATTAGTGCCTGTGCTCAGTGTGGAGAGGTCTTTCCAAAGATTGAAAGCTTGGAGCTTCACCAAAAAGTTCGCCATGctg TATCGGAGCTGGGGCCAGAGGATTCGGGCCGAAATATCGTGGAGATCATCTTCAAATCAAGCTGGGTCAGAAAAGACAACCCATGCTGCAAGATCGAAAGGATATTAAAAGTCAACAACACACAACGAACGATCCAACGGTTTGAGGACTGCAGGGACGCAGTGAAGGCACGTGCACTCAGCAGCACTAGAAAAAACCCCAGGTGCGCAGCTGACGGCAACGAGCTTTTAAGATTTCACTGTACAACGCTAACTTGCTCTCTCGGCTCACGGGGTTCGTCCACCTTGTGCGGCTCAATCCCTGGCTGTGGAATATGCACCATAATAAGGCACGGGTTTCAAGGCAAAGAGTGCAAAGGTGTACGCACCACGGCTAGTAGCGGTAGGGCCCATGACTCACTGCTGGGCTGTACGGACGAGCGTAGGGCCATGTTGGTGTGTCGTGTGATTGCTGGGAGAGTGAAGCGCGTGGCGGAGGATGCGCCGCCGCCTGAGGAGGATGGTGCGTCGTCAGCTGCTGCTGGCTCATATGATTCTGTAGCCGGGTATGCTGGGATTTACTCGAATCTCGAGGAGTTGTCTGTGTTCAATCCGAGGGCTATATTGCCTTGTTTTGTTGTCATTTACAAGGCTCTCGAATCTTAG
- the LOC133694618 gene encoding uncharacterized protein LOC133694618 isoform X2, giving the protein MIEMDKSKDVRPRASRFSRQQIKQSGHKLLSGSNGGDFVVSLEKSKRIKRLSAVNNNINKGSCSYEVEKEKKCEMGGGGVGGCEESDKEVQAPSTFIGVVSTSNKRFKLPRKFLDDCDGVDHATVPRKLRSAMKKRNRESISPHVPDSKKLNHPNSGVESPKRDGLKKSRLNKQPSPDWSREQSGCGPITKDEEEVVETLYSLAGMFTDNEEPKNDCKLDNTSLDASPSTLQEPTVKEDLNLISLPRIDEAAEKTLLDETPKVDYLNKPSAQERPYLPTDKIQGELGGRVAQMNLPPILAKQEELKSLCNSINLFIAPEQYRNTPKVKHSTRLETSLERKPDIALGLTAAVSKLDQRHTICQSKNNGPALWPGLSSTVSSGACNHGSSSQSSATKFPSWMDTALGATRPNSFQNCSSIGKVSKVSTDKRSLRRSTTHVYISHLIRVLQIPESKDSLPPHLNQPRPQDILRQGAFMTMNDFNGNRNGLNGATSARAIINMVDKNSNQVEMATLLQRTLQDQPQTSSASGVHNSQKQTFNFLSLSTGGSGLEANNSSSGVGKWSEQSAQLQFPYLHSHLQQQHSTLVPFPMSQTYYSSHPDQPAAAQQAQIQQPSYLGNLYCGTRASPTGFTKQHQKQNQQQQQLQHQQQQQNRLWAAQLAAAQCRTVGNSTAMTQFPNWQNGRQESPAQISFAQTIIPTSSSQEAIGPKHAQISQQQLMTITTLPHARVRRQDHHLSSVYEENGGGFRTGGALPLQLLCNESL; this is encoded by the exons gtTCGAATGGTGGTGACTTTGTTGTTTCTTTGGAGAAATCGAAGAGAATTAAAAGATTGAGTgctgttaataataatattaataaaggGAGTTGTAGTTACGAGgtggagaaagaaaagaagtgtgagatgggtggtggtggtgttggtggtTGTGAGGAGTCTGACAAAGAAGTTCAAGCACCGTCTACTTTTATTGGTGTAGTTAGTACAAGCAACAAAAGATTCAAGCTTCCCAGAAAG TTTTTGGATGATTGCGATGGTGTTGATCATGCAACTGTTCCAAGGAAGCTACGGTCAG CCATGAAGAAGCGCAATCGCGAATCTATCTCTCCACATGTTCCTGATTCAAAGAAGCTGAACCACCCTAACAGTGGAGTGGAATCACCCAAAAGGGATGGTTTAAAGAAATCGAGACTGAAT AAACAACCAAGCCCAGACTGGTCCAGAGAACAGAGTGGCTGTGGGCCAATAACCAAAGACGAGGAAGAAGTTGTGGAGACCTTATATTCTTTGGCAGGAATGTTCACTGACAACGAAGAACCTAAAAATGACTGTAAATTGGATAATACTTCTTTGGATGCAAGTCCTTCAACATTGCAAGAGCCCA CTGTAAAAGAGGACTTGAATCTAATTTCCCTCCCGAGAATTGACGAGGCTGCTGAGAAAACATTGCTTGACGAAACTCCTAAAGTTGATTATTTGAACAAGCCTAGTGCTCAAGAACGACCTTATTTGCCCACTGATAAAATCCAAGGTGAATTAGGCGGTCGTGTTGCTCAAATGAATCTGCCCCCTATTTTGGCTAAACAGGAGGAGCTAAAGTCATTGTGCAATTCTATCAATCTTTTCATTGCCCCTGAGCAATACCGAAATACTCC CAAAGTGAAGCACTCCACACGGTTGGAGACCTCACTTGAGAGAAAGCCAGACATTGCATTGGGGCTGACAGCAGCTGTAAGTAAACTAGATCAACGGCATACAATCTGTCAATCCAAGAACAATG GTCCAGCATTGTGGCCAGGTTTGTCTTCAACTGTATCAAGTGGTGCATGCAATCATGGTTCTTCATCACA ATCCTCTGCCACCAAATTTCCTTCTTGGATGGATACTGCTCTTGGTGCTACCAGGCCCAATTCATTCCAGAATTGTTCGTCTATTGGAAAG GTTTCTAAAGTCAGCACCGATAAAAGATCATTGAGGAGGTCCACAACTCATGTTTACATAAGTCATCTCATTCGGGTTTTACAAATTCCAGAGAGCAAAGACAGCTTGCCACCACATCTGAATCAACCGAGGCCACAGGATATATTAAGGCAAGGTGCATTCATGACAATGAACGACTTCAATGGCAACAGGAATGGTTTGAATGGAGCTACATCTGCTAGAGCCATAATTAACATGGTCGACAAGAATTCAAATCAAGTTGAAATGGCTACTCTTCTACAGAGAACACTCCAAGATCAGCCACAGACTTCATCAGCATCTGGGGTGCACAATTCTCAGAAGCAG ACTTTCAATTTCTTGTCCTTGTCAACTGGTGGGAGCGGCTTAGAAGCTAATAACAGTTCCAGTGGGGTTGGAAAGTGGTCTGAACAATCGGCTCAGCTGCAATTTCCTTACCTGCACTCACATTTGCAACAGCAACATTCCACACTCGTGCCTTTCCCTATGTCCCAAACATATTACTCATCTCACCCTGATCAGCCTGCAGCAGCACAGCAG GCCCAGATTCAACAACCCTCCTACCTTGGCAACTTGTACTGTGGTACTCGTGCAAGTCCTACGGGCTTCACAAAGCAGCATCAGAAACAGAaccaacagcagcagcagctgcagcaccaacagcaacaacaaaacCGGCTTTGGGCAGCTCAGTTAGCAGCAGCTCAATGTAGGACAGTTGGAAATTCCACAGCTATGACTCAATTTCCAAACTGGCAAAATGGAAGGCAAGAGTCGCCTGCACAGATATCATTCGCCCAAACCATCATCCCTACTTCGTCATCTCAAGAAGCAATTGGTCCCAAGCACGCTCAAATCTCTCAGCAGCAGCTTATGACCATCACTACATTGCCTCATGCTAGGGTCAGAAGACAAGACCACCATCTCTCTTCTGTTTATGAAGAAAATGGAGGTGGGTTTCGAACTGGTGGTGCACTGCCATTGCAATTACTCTGTAACGAGAGCCTATGA
- the LOC133693939 gene encoding WEB family protein At1g75720-like: MEGGEGVIVLKRAEIDTRAPFRSVKEAVTLFGEKVLAEELYANKLKQMHVGGIEYGQGTSRLGTVTAELKETKQSLEKAKEQRTLMANCLSSLQEELERTRRELQQLKEREVERQLIESEIEVVKVVEDTTKFEVKMQTSNEEGTQFQNKRYVTFANPPSLTQVLMPQGVEALERHPSLRKKKKKPLIPLIGGIFSKKLGK; encoded by the exons ATGGAAGGTGGAGAAGGAGTGATCGTGCTCAAAAGGGCTGAGATTGATACTCGAGCACCCTTCAGGTCAGTTAAAGAGGCCGTCACATTGTTCGGGGAGAAAGTTTTAGCTGAGGAGCTCTATGCCAATAAGCTCAAACAG ATGCACGTTGGAGGAATTGAATATGGGCAGGGCACTTCCAGGCTTGGAACAGTCACAGCAGAGCTAAAGGAGACGAAACAAAGTCTCGAAAAAGCCAAAGAACAAAGGACGCTAATGGCAAATTGCCTTTCTTCGCTTCAAGAAGAACTTGAGAGAACAAGGAGAGAGCTTCAACAATTGAAGGAACGTGAGGTCGAAAGGCAACTGATAGAATCTGAAATTGAAGTTGTCAAGGTTGTTGAAGACACAACAAAATTTGAAGTCAAAATGCAGACATCGAATGAAGAAGGGACACAGTTTCAAAACAAGAGATATGTGACATTTGCCAATCCGCCTTCCTTGACACAAGTTCTAATGCCACAAGGAGTTGAAGCACTAGAGAGGCACCCTTCtctaaggaaaaagaagaagaagccttTGATCCCTCTAATAGGAGGGATTTTCTCTAAGAAACTCGGAAAATGA
- the LOC133693940 gene encoding uncharacterized protein LOC133693940, with amino-acid sequence MHKPQRDSFVIQVRGSSIYSEALSDQAPQASKFNFSAMKLFNRFRKILMRLVFSSPSTSSMASKQRSCERFDPPKTSCSSYYSSNSHYSEAIADCIEFFNKSSQEGILDGRKSDVWV; translated from the coding sequence ATGCACAAGCCTCAAAGAGACAGCTTTGTTATACAAGTAAGAGGCAGTAGTATTTATTCTGAAGCCCTTAGTGACCAGGCCCCTCAGGCTAGTAAGTTTAATTTCTCTGCCATGAAGCTTTTCAATCGCTTCAGGAAAATTCTCATGCGACTCGTGTTTTCGAGTCCATCTACGTCAAGCATGGCttcaaagcaaagaagttgTGAGAGATTTGATCCACCAAAGACTTCATGTAGCTCTTACTACTCGTCTAACTCACATTATAGTGAGGCTATTGCTGATTGCATTGAGTTCTTCAACAAGTCATCTCAGGAAGGGATTTTAGATGGTCGAAAATCTGATGTTTGGGTTTGA
- the LOC133693465 gene encoding hexokinase-2, chloroplastic — translation MSVAATTSPAVGTLYVSPSPRSRGMPRVTMALRSVVSVGSILTKLQQDCATPLPVIRHVADSMTADMRAGLAVDGGSNLKMILSYVDSLPSGNEKGLFYALDLGGTNFRALRVQLGGKEERVVATEFEQLSIPQELMFGTSEELFDFIASTLAGFAEKESKKFHLPHGRQREIGFTFSFPVKQTSIDSGILMKWTKGFAVSGTAGRDVVACLNEAMERQGLDMRVSALVNDTVGTLAGARYWDDDVMVAVILGTGTNACYVERTDCIPKLQGPKSSSGRTIINTEWGAFSDGIPLTVFDRDMDAASINPGEQIFEKTISGMYLGEIARRALVTMAGEGSLFGRAVPNKLCTPFALRTPDICAMQQDNSDDLQAVGSILHNVAGVESSLSARKIVLEVCDALVKRGGRLAGAGIVGILQKMEEDSKGTIFNKRTVVAMDGGLYEHYPQYRSYLQDAVTELLGSEISKNMVIEHSKDGSGIGAALLAATNSKYDHDF, via the exons ATGTCGGTTGCCGCAACCACTTCACCGGCCGTTGGAACACTTTACGTTTCCCCTTCTCCTAGGAGCAGGGGCATGCCTCGAGTAACAATGGCTCTCCGATCTGTTGTTTCAGTAGGCTCGATCTTGACTAAGTTACAGCAAGACTGTGCAACTCCTTTACCGGTCATTCGCCACGTGGCGGATTCCATGACTGCTGACATGCGAGCTGGGCTTGCTGTTGATGGTGGCAGCAATCTCAAGATGATACTCAGCTATGTTGATAGCTTGCCTAGCGG AAATGAGAAGGGATTGTTTTATGCATTGGATCTTGGAGGCACAAATTTTCGGGCGCTGAGGGTGCAGTTAGGTGGGAAAGAAGAGAGAGTTGTTGCCACGGAATTTGAGCAATTATCAATTCCTCAAGAGCTTATGTTTGGTACATCTGAG GAGCTTTTCGATTTTATTGCATCCACACTGGCTGGATTTGCAGAAAAGGAGAGCAAGAAATTTCACCTGCCGCATGGAAGGCAAAGAGAAATTGGGTTCACATTTTCTTTCCCTGTGAAGCAGACATCCATCGACTCTGGCATATTAATGAAGTGGACCAAGGGTTTTGCAGTCTCCGGAACG GCAGGGCGAGATGTCGTTGCTTGTCTGAATGAAGCTATGGAAAGACAAGGATTGGATATGCGTGTGTCTGCCCTG GTTAATGATACTGTGGGAACTTTAGCGGGAGCAAGATACTGGGATGATGATGTCATGGTTGCTGTTATTTTGGGTACTGGAACTAATGCATGCTATGTAGAACGGACGGATTGCATTCCAAAACTACAGGGGCCTAAGTCTTCTTCTGGAAGAACG ATTATTAACACAGAATGGGGAGCGTTTTCAGATGGTATTCCTTTGACTGTGTTTGATAGAGATATGGATGCAGCTAGTATCAATCCTGGTGAGCAG ATATTTGAGAAGACAATCTCTGGAATGTATCTAGGAGAAATTGCACGGCGAGCTCTAGTCACAATGGCTGGAGAAGGTTCTTTGTTTGGCAGGGCCGTCCCGAATAAACTATGCACACCTTTTGCACTCCG GACACCAGATATATGCGCAATGCAGCAGGACAATTCAGATGATCTTCAAGCCGTTGGTTCAATTCTACATAATGTAGCTGGG GTTGAATCCAGCTTAAGTGCAAGGAAGATTGTATTAGAGGTTTGCGATGCCCTTGTAAAGAGAGGTGGACGCTTGGCGGGTGCAGGAATTGTTGGGATTCTTCAAAAAATGGAAGAAGATTCAAAAGGTACCATCTTCAATAAAAGAACAGTGGTTGCCATGGACGGTGGATTATATGAGCACTACCCTCAGTACAGAAGTTACCTTCAAGATGCTGTCACCGAGCTTCTGGGatcagaaatttcaaaaaacatggtCATAGAACATTCAAAGGATGGATCTGGTATTGGAGCTGCTCTCCTAGCAGCCACAAACTCCAAGTATGATCATGATTTTTAG